The Streptomyces sp. NBC_00440 genome contains a region encoding:
- a CDS encoding VOC family protein, whose product MITALDHVQLGAPPGTEDELRAYYTGVLGMTEIPKPPVLAVRGGCWFQSGQVQLHLGMEEGHRPSAKAHPALRVTGIEAYGQLLESRGAKITWDTDLPGHRRFYSWDPAGNRIEFLEPVA is encoded by the coding sequence GTGATCACTGCTCTCGACCACGTACAGCTGGGCGCCCCGCCCGGTACGGAGGACGAACTCCGCGCGTACTACACAGGAGTGCTCGGCATGACGGAGATCCCCAAGCCCCCGGTGCTCGCCGTCCGGGGAGGCTGCTGGTTCCAGTCGGGCCAGGTACAGCTGCACCTCGGTATGGAAGAGGGCCACCGCCCCTCGGCGAAGGCGCACCCGGCGCTGCGCGTCACCGGTATCGAGGCGTACGGGCAGTTGCTGGAATCCCGGGGCGCGAAGATCACCTGGGACACCGACCTGCCGGGCCACCGCCGGTTCTACTCGTGGGACCCGGCGGGAAACAGGATCGAGTTCCTGGAGCCGGTGGCCTGA
- a CDS encoding trans-aconitate 2-methyltransferase, with the protein MTAPTWDPQQYLRHADHRTRPFHDLLSRIPGTPATIADLGCGAGNVTALLADRWPDARITGFDNSPQMLEQAQRYAGPRLGFAHADAATWTPAVPYDLLVSNALLQWVPGHADRFADWLDGLAPGGTFAFQVPGNFTAPSHTLLAALRESPRWKSRLSGVGDRAGAVLEPAGYLSRLTDLGCTADVWETTYLQLLTGEDPVLDWVKGTALRPVLTALAEDEGAAAAFLTEYRDLLREAYPPGPHGTVFPFRRIFAVARRGNQ; encoded by the coding sequence ATGACCGCACCCACCTGGGATCCGCAGCAGTACCTGCGCCACGCGGACCACCGCACCCGCCCCTTCCACGACCTCCTCAGCCGCATCCCCGGCACCCCGGCCACCATCGCCGACCTCGGCTGCGGCGCCGGGAACGTCACCGCCCTGCTCGCCGACCGCTGGCCGGACGCCCGGATCACCGGCTTCGACAACTCCCCGCAGATGCTGGAACAGGCCCAGCGGTACGCGGGGCCCAGGCTCGGCTTCGCCCACGCCGACGCCGCCACCTGGACCCCCGCGGTCCCGTACGACCTGCTCGTCTCCAACGCCCTGCTCCAGTGGGTCCCCGGCCACGCGGACCGCTTCGCCGACTGGCTGGACGGCCTCGCCCCCGGCGGCACCTTCGCCTTCCAGGTGCCCGGCAACTTCACCGCCCCCAGCCACACCCTCCTCGCCGCGCTGCGCGAATCCCCGCGCTGGAAGTCCCGGCTCTCCGGCGTCGGCGACCGCGCCGGAGCCGTCCTGGAACCCGCCGGATACCTCTCCCGCCTCACGGACCTCGGCTGCACCGCGGACGTCTGGGAGACCACCTACCTTCAGCTCCTCACCGGCGAGGACCCGGTCCTCGACTGGGTCAAGGGCACCGCTCTGCGCCCCGTCCTCACCGCGCTCGCCGAGGACGAGGGGGCCGCGGCGGCCTTCCTCACCGAATACCGCGACCTGCTCCGCGAGGCGTACCCGCCGGGCCCGCACGGCACGGTCTTCCCGTTCCGCCGCATCTTCGCCGTCGCCCGCAGGGGGAACCAGTGA